From the Octadecabacter antarcticus 307 genome, one window contains:
- a CDS encoding recombinase family protein has translation MKKIRCAIYTRKSSEDGLEQEFNSLDAQREACASYVASQKHEGWVLLPTAYDDGGLSGGSLERAALQRLMQDMRDGYVDQIIVYKIDRLTRSLADFSKIVDVLDAAGASFVSVTQSFNTATSMGRLTLNMLLSFAQFEREVTAERIRDKIAASKRKGLWMGGNVPLGYEPDGRTLKISEADAPTIRTIYDLYKRHRNVRIVKTEADKRGLKTAIRTLSSGRLKGGTAFGFGHVHHILSNPIYAGRIRHKTKVWPGQHPALIDPTDWDALQEQLKVGAVRSRSQAGSPRDGQKKQVSLLAGKLFDETGDRLTPSHTKTGKGRRLRYYVSHRLIRSSGPKDPSGWRLPAPELETLVADLVKKHLSVPAVQANLVSLATTEEIALIAKQMTELGKDDGNTDERANWILLSLIERVQIGPGNIQVSIAAAAIAEHLTVGLKRISEDHLNLQTDVRHRKRGVETKLILADATGPRDETLFKNIALAHRYFDMIRAGKTYTEIAEAEGASKRRVQHLVELAFLAPDIIRDVWDGGQPVGLTSHWLKSHAFSPMWNEQRDLFRVL, from the coding sequence ATGAAGAAGATCCGCTGCGCCATTTATACCCGTAAGTCCTCTGAGGATGGTCTGGAGCAAGAGTTCAACTCGCTGGATGCGCAGCGCGAGGCCTGTGCGTCCTACGTCGCCAGCCAGAAACATGAGGGCTGGGTGTTGTTGCCAACGGCCTACGACGATGGAGGCCTATCAGGCGGATCGCTGGAGCGCGCCGCGCTTCAACGCCTGATGCAGGACATGCGGGACGGGTATGTGGACCAGATCATCGTCTACAAGATCGACCGGCTGACGCGGTCACTGGCGGACTTCTCGAAGATCGTTGATGTGCTGGACGCAGCAGGGGCGTCCTTTGTGTCAGTGACCCAGTCGTTCAACACAGCGACCAGCATGGGGCGGCTGACCTTGAACATGCTGCTGAGCTTTGCGCAGTTTGAACGTGAAGTGACGGCAGAGCGTATCAGGGACAAGATTGCGGCCTCCAAACGAAAGGGGCTGTGGATGGGTGGCAATGTGCCCTTGGGCTATGAGCCTGATGGAAGAACGCTAAAAATCAGTGAGGCAGACGCTCCTACAATCCGAACAATCTACGACCTCTACAAAAGGCACCGCAACGTTCGGATCGTCAAAACCGAAGCTGACAAGCGCGGTCTGAAGACGGCCATCCGCACATTATCGTCCGGTCGGCTGAAAGGTGGAACAGCGTTCGGCTTCGGACATGTCCATCATATCCTGAGCAACCCGATCTACGCAGGCCGTATCCGACACAAGACGAAGGTCTGGCCTGGCCAACACCCGGCTCTCATTGATCCCACTGATTGGGATGCGTTGCAGGAACAGCTAAAGGTAGGTGCTGTCAGGTCGCGCTCGCAAGCAGGCAGTCCCCGTGATGGTCAGAAAAAGCAGGTGTCGCTGCTGGCTGGAAAGTTGTTTGATGAAACTGGTGATCGGCTGACGCCCAGCCATACCAAGACAGGAAAGGGTCGCAGGCTTCGCTACTATGTATCGCATCGTCTGATCCGCAGCTCTGGTCCGAAAGATCCAAGTGGATGGCGGTTGCCAGCGCCTGAACTTGAGACTCTTGTCGCCGATCTGGTCAAAAAGCATCTGAGTGTTCCTGCTGTGCAAGCCAATCTTGTCAGCCTTGCGACAACTGAAGAGATCGCACTGATCGCAAAGCAGATGACGGAATTGGGCAAAGACGATGGCAACACTGATGAGCGGGCAAACTGGATCCTTCTCTCTTTAATTGAACGCGTTCAAATCGGGCCAGGGAATATCCAAGTCTCAATTGCCGCGGCAGCGATCGCTGAACATCTGACAGTCGGCCTGAAGCGGATCTCAGAAGACCATCTGAATCTCCAGACTGACGTCCGCCACCGCAAGCGTGGCGTTGAGACCAAACTCATTCTAGCTGATGCAACGGGACCGCGCGATGAAACGCTGTTTAAAAATATTGCGTTGGCGCATCGATACTTTGACATGATCCGAGCTGGCAAAACCTATACGGAAATTGCCGAAGCGGAGGGTGCCTCGAAACGACGCGTTCAGCATCTTGTTGAACTGGCGTTTTTGGCTCCTGACATTATTCGAGATGTTTGGGACGGGGGACAGCCAGTTGGTCTTACATCTCATTGGCTGAAATCCCACGCGTTCTCACCAATGTGGAACGAGCAGCGGGACCTGTTCAGGGTACTCTGA
- the recD2 gene encoding SF1B family DNA helicase RecD2, producing the protein MKQSAENSKQEVLAGLVERVTFHSLESGFCVLRLKARGHRDLVTTIGHAAMISAGEWVTASGDWINDRDHGLQFKARFLRTSAPSSLEGIEKYLGSGMIRGIGPVYAKRMVKKFGKDVFDLIEAEPERLREVEGIGPKRADKITSAWADQKVIREIMVFLHEHSVGTARAVRIFKTYGTDAVQVMSENPYQLARDIRGIGFRTADMIAEKLGIEKTAMIRVRAGISYALTEAMGNGHCGLPRQELIPLAIKLLDVPDELIHTAIEFEITDGTVTADTVSDTPCVFLSGLYHAEKGIAGRFRALISGSLPWPKIDADKALPWVEKKTGLALAESQVEAIRLALCSKVTVITGGPGVGKTTIVNSILQILAAKAVTLLLCAPTGRAAKRMKEATGMEAKTIHRLLEIDPNSFGFKRNEENPLECDLLVIDESSMVDVSLMQSLLRAVPDHAAVLIVGDIDQLPSVGPGQVLADIIGSNAIPIVRLTEVFRQAAKSRIITNAHLINKGKTPDLSTPDSETDFYFVPAEDPEQAVSRIITLVQSRIPKRFGLDPIRDIQVLCPMNRSGVGARSLNIELQAALNTPGENKVERFGSTFAPGDKVMQIENDYDKEVYNGDIGYVESVDVNEGELTASFDGRAVSYLFGELDTLVLAYAATIHKSQGSEYPAVVIPVLTQHYVMLQRNLLYTGITRGKRLVVLVGQRKAVAIAVKNVSGRQRWSKLNEWLVEGEGT; encoded by the coding sequence ATGAAACAATCAGCCGAAAATTCAAAGCAGGAAGTTCTCGCCGGTCTGGTTGAGCGCGTAACCTTCCACAGTCTTGAGAGTGGCTTTTGCGTGCTGCGCCTAAAGGCTCGTGGCCACCGAGACCTGGTCACGACCATAGGGCACGCAGCAATGATTTCGGCCGGGGAATGGGTCACGGCTTCCGGTGATTGGATAAATGACCGCGATCATGGCCTACAGTTCAAGGCCAGGTTTCTCAGGACATCCGCACCATCATCGCTGGAGGGGATCGAGAAGTATCTTGGCTCCGGCATGATCCGCGGTATCGGGCCTGTCTACGCCAAGCGCATGGTCAAGAAATTCGGCAAGGACGTATTTGATCTGATCGAGGCCGAACCCGAGCGGTTACGGGAGGTCGAGGGTATTGGGCCGAAGCGGGCCGACAAGATTACCTCGGCCTGGGCTGATCAGAAAGTGATCCGCGAGATAATGGTCTTTCTGCATGAGCATAGCGTTGGCACCGCTCGCGCCGTGCGCATCTTTAAAACCTACGGTACCGACGCGGTACAGGTTATGAGTGAGAACCCTTATCAACTGGCACGTGACATTCGCGGCATCGGGTTCCGGACGGCGGACATGATCGCCGAAAAGCTTGGGATCGAGAAAACTGCCATGATCCGGGTGCGGGCAGGCATTTCGTATGCCCTCACCGAGGCCATGGGCAACGGGCATTGTGGCTTGCCGCGACAAGAACTGATACCACTAGCGATCAAGCTGCTCGATGTTCCAGATGAGCTGATACATACAGCGATTGAGTTTGAAATAACTGATGGAACGGTAACAGCTGACACGGTTTCCGATACGCCTTGTGTGTTTTTGAGCGGGCTATATCACGCGGAGAAGGGCATCGCAGGCCGGTTCCGTGCTTTGATCTCAGGTTCTTTGCCTTGGCCAAAAATAGATGCCGATAAGGCGCTGCCTTGGGTAGAAAAGAAAACTGGTTTGGCTCTCGCTGAGAGTCAGGTGGAGGCCATTCGGCTTGCACTTTGCTCAAAGGTCACGGTGATCACTGGTGGCCCTGGTGTCGGCAAAACCACCATCGTCAATTCGATCCTGCAAATCCTGGCTGCCAAAGCAGTGACACTGTTGCTGTGCGCCCCGACCGGGCGGGCAGCAAAACGAATGAAAGAAGCAACCGGGATGGAGGCCAAAACCATCCACCGCCTTTTGGAGATCGACCCTAATTCCTTTGGTTTTAAACGAAACGAAGAAAACCCGCTCGAATGCGATCTTCTAGTGATTGATGAAAGCTCGATGGTTGATGTCTCGTTGATGCAGTCCCTCCTCAGGGCTGTTCCAGATCACGCTGCTGTCCTGATCGTCGGTGACATTGATCAATTGCCCTCAGTCGGGCCGGGGCAAGTGCTGGCTGATATTATTGGATCAAATGCAATTCCAATCGTGCGCCTGACAGAAGTGTTCAGGCAGGCCGCCAAAAGCCGGATCATTACCAATGCCCACTTGATCAACAAGGGCAAGACACCAGACCTCAGCACGCCAGACAGCGAAACAGATTTCTACTTCGTACCCGCCGAGGATCCTGAGCAAGCCGTGAGCCGCATTATTACCCTCGTACAGTCGCGCATTCCCAAACGCTTCGGCCTTGACCCCATTCGCGACATCCAAGTCCTCTGCCCGATGAACCGAAGCGGCGTCGGTGCGCGTTCACTCAACATCGAACTCCAGGCTGCCTTGAACACCCCGGGAGAAAACAAGGTTGAGCGTTTCGGCTCGACCTTCGCGCCCGGTGACAAGGTCATGCAAATCGAGAACGACTATGACAAAGAAGTCTACAATGGGGACATCGGTTATGTTGAATCCGTCGATGTCAACGAAGGCGAACTAACTGCCAGTTTTGATGGCCGCGCGGTGAGTTACCTGTTCGGTGAACTCGATACACTGGTTCTCGCTTATGCCGCGACGATTCACAAAAGCCAGGGCTCTGAGTACCCTGCCGTCGTTATCCCTGTGCTGACTCAGCATTACGTCATGCTGCAACGTAACCTGCTCTACACAGGGATCACCCGCGGTAAACGGCTGGTGGTCCTCGTCGGCCAGCGCAAGGCCGTCGCCATCGCTGTAAAGAACGTATCGGGTCGGCAGCGCTGGTCCAAGCTGAACGAATGGCTGGTAGAGGGCGAAGGCACATGA
- the kdsA gene encoding 3-deoxy-8-phosphooctulonate synthase, whose protein sequence is MKDVQIGSITASNDRPLTVIAGPCQLESLAHARMIAEQMAKVCDAHGAQFVFKGSYDKANRTSLSGRRGLGIDEGLAIHAAIKAEFGCPVLTDIHTANQCAPVAEVVDILQIPAFLCRQTDLLLAAGETGAAVNIKKGQFLAPWDMANVVSKVESTGNTRILLTERGVSFGYNALVTDMRSLPEMMKTGYPVVMDATHAVAQPGGLGGSSGGQREFAPVLARAAVAVGIGAVFLETHENPDNAPSDGPNMIALRDMDGVLKTLMALDLVAKADPIRL, encoded by the coding sequence ATGAAAGACGTACAAATTGGGTCGATCACGGCCTCCAACGATCGCCCTTTGACGGTTATCGCAGGTCCGTGCCAACTAGAATCCTTGGCCCATGCCCGTATGATTGCAGAACAGATGGCGAAGGTCTGTGACGCCCACGGTGCGCAGTTTGTGTTCAAAGGCAGTTATGACAAGGCCAATCGCACGTCGCTTTCGGGCAGGCGTGGGCTGGGCATAGACGAAGGCCTGGCAATCCACGCCGCAATCAAAGCTGAATTTGGCTGCCCAGTACTGACCGACATCCACACCGCCAATCAATGCGCCCCAGTGGCTGAGGTCGTTGATATCCTGCAAATTCCCGCGTTCCTCTGTCGCCAGACTGATCTGTTGTTAGCGGCCGGCGAAACAGGTGCCGCGGTAAACATCAAAAAGGGTCAATTCCTTGCGCCGTGGGACATGGCCAATGTCGTTTCCAAAGTTGAATCCACGGGCAACACCCGCATCCTATTGACCGAACGCGGCGTCTCGTTTGGCTATAACGCTCTGGTGACGGACATGCGCTCTTTGCCTGAAATGATGAAAACCGGATACCCGGTGGTGATGGACGCAACGCACGCCGTCGCCCAACCTGGCGGCCTTGGCGGTTCAAGCGGTGGACAGCGTGAATTCGCGCCCGTTCTGGCCCGAGCTGCTGTGGCCGTTGGCATCGGTGCGGTGTTCTTGGAAACCCACGAAAACCCTGACAATGCGCCGTCAGACGGACCCAACATGATTGCGCTGCGCGACATGGACGGAGTCCTCAAAACGCTGATGGCGCTCGACTTAGTCGCAAAGGCTGACCCTATTCGTCTTTAA
- a CDS encoding uracil-DNA glycosylase family protein: protein MTLHLQISGCTLCADRFAATHTAHSPRPIVWFEPTTRLLVAGQAPGMKAYKSGRPFTDPSGDRLRDWLGLDDTTFYDQSRVAIVPMAFCFLGYDAKGSDLPPPKICGQTWHDRVMADLPDVRLRVLVGASAHRYHLGVKTGVTETVSDCRMHAPDTFVLPHPSWRNTEWLKKNPWFGEEVLPALRARVKEVLND from the coding sequence ATGACATTGCACCTCCAAATCAGCGGATGCACGCTGTGTGCGGACCGTTTCGCCGCCACGCACACCGCCCATTCGCCGCGCCCGATCGTCTGGTTTGAGCCAACAACGCGGTTGTTGGTCGCAGGGCAGGCACCGGGGATGAAAGCATACAAAAGCGGTCGTCCCTTCACAGACCCGTCAGGGGATCGTTTGCGCGACTGGCTGGGCCTCGACGATACGACATTCTATGACCAGAGTCGTGTCGCGATTGTGCCGATGGCATTTTGTTTCCTTGGATATGACGCCAAAGGGTCGGACCTGCCGCCACCCAAGATTTGTGGCCAAACATGGCATGACCGGGTGATGGCAGACCTTCCCGACGTGCGGCTTCGCGTTTTGGTCGGGGCGTCCGCGCACCGCTATCATCTGGGTGTGAAAACTGGCGTCACCGAAACGGTTTCAGACTGCCGGATGCACGCGCCCGACACCTTTGTCTTGCCTCATCCGTCGTGGCGCAATACCGAATGGCTAAAGAAAAATCCGTGGTTCGGGGAAGAAGTTCTGCCCGCGCTGCGGGCCCGTGTGAAAGAGGTTTTGAATGACTGA
- a CDS encoding ABC transporter ATP-binding protein: MLEFVNVSKSFWTGTQRKVILDRASFRVELGSSLGILAPNGTGKTTIINMMAGLEKPDEGQVNRACRVSFPLGFMGGVVNRHTARENSRFIARLYGLDPDYVEAFCRWMACIDEYFDMPVGTYSQGMRARFTFSLMLSLDFDIYLIDEGMPQTTDGEFNRKAGQVLKERLADTTVIIVSHQADTLERFARSAAVLKDGQLVMFDTLEEAKQVYDYETQGTEIPDTTQFEHG, encoded by the coding sequence ATGCTTGAATTTGTGAACGTTAGTAAGTCCTTTTGGACAGGAACCCAGCGCAAGGTTATCCTTGATCGCGCTAGTTTTCGCGTGGAACTGGGTAGTTCTCTAGGCATTCTGGCCCCGAACGGCACGGGCAAGACCACAATCATCAATATGATGGCAGGACTTGAAAAGCCCGACGAAGGCCAAGTGAACCGCGCCTGCCGCGTCTCATTTCCATTGGGCTTTATGGGCGGGGTCGTGAACCGCCACACGGCACGTGAAAACAGCCGCTTTATCGCACGACTTTACGGTCTCGATCCTGATTACGTTGAGGCATTCTGCCGTTGGATGGCCTGCATCGACGAATACTTTGACATGCCTGTGGGCACCTATTCCCAAGGCATGCGGGCGCGTTTCACATTTTCATTGATGCTCAGCCTTGATTTTGACATCTACCTCATTGATGAGGGCATGCCGCAAACGACAGATGGGGAGTTTAACCGCAAGGCGGGACAGGTTCTCAAGGAGAGGTTGGCCGACACGACGGTCATTATTGTCTCCCACCAAGCGGATACGCTTGAAAGATTCGCCCGATCAGCCGCCGTTCTCAAGGACGGTCAGTTGGTCATGTTTGACACCTTGGAAGAAGCGAAACAGGTTTATGACTACGAAACCCAAGGCACAGAGATTCCGGATACGACGCAGTTCGAGCACGGCTAA
- a CDS encoding BON domain-containing protein, protein MAQEAPTGTVSNNQTGEQDASIAVRIRKILAELGNYEDVTVTVSDGVVTLRGTPADRSARPRRSGDAR, encoded by the coding sequence GTGGCGCAAGAAGCTCCGACAGGAACCGTCTCAAACAATCAAACCGGCGAACAAGACGCAAGCATTGCGGTGCGCATCCGTAAGATCCTTGCGGAATTGGGCAATTACGAAGACGTCACTGTGACGGTTTCAGACGGTGTTGTGACCTTGCGTGGAACGCCCGCAGATCGAAGCGCAAGACCTCGACGCTCTGGTGACGCGCGTTGA
- a CDS encoding mechanosensitive ion channel family protein, with protein MPLALIALTVFLIITWIGRLVSRLRNPWNRMAPNAVIADLFRTLVMIVFVIAAIFIALDIINATALLSTILGAAGLIGLAIAFAVRDTVKNVIASVMLCIHQAFHPNDVVEINGDQGKVIRLTRRATILLSFDGNHIRIPNSTVFKSHIINFSQNRERHFMFTMTIDSTADLGIARELAVTTVQNLPFVTNAYPRICVAWRH; from the coding sequence TTGCCCCTGGCGCTGATCGCGCTGACAGTCTTTTTGATCATCACATGGATCGGCAGACTGGTGTCCCGATTGCGCAATCCGTGGAATCGTATGGCACCCAACGCTGTCATCGCTGATCTGTTTCGCACTTTGGTGATGATCGTTTTCGTAATAGCGGCCATCTTCATCGCGCTTGATATTATAAACGCCACGGCCCTGTTATCAACGATCCTTGGTGCGGCAGGTCTGATCGGTTTGGCCATTGCTTTTGCCGTCCGCGATACAGTCAAAAATGTCATCGCGTCCGTGATGCTGTGCATCCACCAAGCGTTCCATCCCAACGACGTGGTCGAAATCAATGGCGATCAAGGCAAAGTCATCCGTCTGACCAGACGCGCCACAATTCTGCTGAGCTTTGATGGCAATCACATCCGTATTCCCAACTCGACCGTCTTCAAGTCGCACATCATCAATTTCAGCCAAAATCGCGAACGCCACTTCATGTTCACAATGACAATCGACAGCACTGCTGATCTGGGCATAGCCCGTGAACTTGCCGTCACAACCGTGCAGAACCTGCCGTTCGTGACGAATGCCTACCCCCGCATATGCGTGGCTTGGCGACATTAA
- a CDS encoding polysaccharide export protein: MTTKPKAQRFRIRRSSSTANTAAAAPSPTPLQAAPAPTSGQPSSHGAAIAMPSAVSGAVDSPATVSSENDIDAIRQEGLTGRQLRMARRVAQKNGLAVTSDFDAVRKLRKQGVDPFQRANVLDLVTPNDGQTKLAAGQMQAATAKMSPEQAKVQLPQTVQRKQTLPSTKVGADDNTADRRAGEIRRIQKDIARRRRRNIAALMGRLAMFVFLPTIAAGYYFYVIATPMYGTHSQMVIKQAESSGGGGLGSLFQGTGLATQTDSTTVQSYMTSLEAFIRLDAEHGFTEHFSDPDIDSIQRLASDASRDDAYNVFLNHIQIGYDPTEGFLKMEVIAADPAKSQEFSEALISYAEEQINLQTQRVRQDQMAGAQETYATAETRRVAALDELVRIQEEVQQTDPLAQSAALQQRITTLEIRLDDERLNLASLLENRRPNEASVNAGESEIGRLEDQIALMRGELSGGNGGSLVSNNARLRQAEENYVFQVTNVQATLMQMDTARIEATRQSLYLTISVPPIAPDTASYPKAFENTVLAFLIFSGVYLMISLTVSILREQVSS, encoded by the coding sequence ATGACTACGAAACCCAAGGCACAGAGATTCCGGATACGACGCAGTTCGAGCACGGCTAACACCGCCGCCGCTGCGCCCAGTCCGACGCCTTTACAGGCTGCCCCGGCTCCAACATCTGGGCAGCCCTCTTCTCATGGTGCGGCCATAGCGATGCCAAGTGCCGTATCAGGCGCTGTGGACAGCCCCGCCACCGTGTCTTCCGAGAACGACATCGATGCGATCCGCCAAGAAGGTCTGACAGGCCGCCAGTTGCGCATGGCACGACGTGTCGCCCAGAAAAATGGCCTCGCGGTGACGTCTGATTTCGATGCAGTACGCAAGTTGCGCAAGCAGGGTGTGGACCCGTTCCAGCGCGCCAATGTTCTTGACTTGGTCACGCCGAATGATGGTCAAACAAAATTAGCCGCCGGTCAAATGCAGGCCGCAACCGCCAAAATGTCACCTGAGCAGGCGAAAGTGCAACTGCCGCAAACCGTGCAACGCAAGCAGACACTGCCGTCCACAAAGGTTGGTGCAGATGACAACACAGCCGATCGTCGCGCAGGTGAAATTCGCCGCATTCAGAAAGACATCGCCAGACGACGCCGTAGAAACATCGCCGCGCTTATGGGGCGTCTAGCGATGTTTGTGTTCTTGCCTACAATTGCGGCGGGTTATTATTTCTACGTCATAGCGACGCCGATGTATGGCACGCACTCCCAGATGGTTATCAAACAGGCCGAAAGCTCCGGCGGAGGTGGTTTGGGGAGCCTGTTCCAAGGAACCGGCCTAGCAACCCAAACCGACAGCACAACGGTGCAATCCTACATGACATCACTTGAGGCCTTTATCCGCCTCGACGCCGAGCATGGATTTACCGAACATTTCTCGGACCCTGACATCGATTCGATCCAGAGATTGGCCTCCGATGCCAGCCGCGACGATGCTTATAACGTGTTTCTAAACCATATTCAGATTGGCTACGACCCGACCGAAGGTTTCCTGAAAATGGAGGTTATCGCAGCTGACCCTGCGAAAAGCCAAGAGTTTTCCGAAGCGTTGATCAGTTACGCAGAGGAACAGATCAACCTACAAACGCAAAGAGTCCGCCAAGATCAGATGGCCGGTGCCCAAGAAACCTATGCAACCGCAGAAACCCGTCGCGTCGCCGCTCTCGACGAACTTGTGCGCATCCAAGAAGAAGTGCAACAAACCGACCCCCTCGCCCAATCCGCCGCCCTACAACAGCGGATCACGACGCTTGAAATTCGGCTTGACGATGAACGCCTGAACCTTGCCAGTCTTTTGGAAAACCGCCGCCCGAACGAAGCGTCCGTGAACGCTGGGGAGTCTGAGATCGGGCGTCTTGAAGATCAAATCGCGCTGATGCGCGGTGAATTGTCTGGCGGCAACGGTGGATCGCTTGTTTCCAACAACGCCCGCCTGCGGCAGGCCGAAGAAAACTATGTCTTTCAGGTCACCAATGTTCAGGCCACGCTTATGCAGATGGACACCGCACGGATTGAAGCAACGCGACAGAGCCTTTATTTGACTATTTCGGTGCCCCCCATCGCGCCAGACACGGCGAGCTATCCAAAAGCGTTTGAAAACACAGTCTTGGCGTTCCTTATCTTCTCAGGCGTCTATCTGATGATTTCGCTCACAGTATCCATCCTTCGCGAACAGGTAAGCTCTTGA
- a CDS encoding SseB family protein, producing the protein MTELIETALTEIGTTEIDRAHAAMVADEADDLARLRFYERLAESELFMLLEAEVEGDQISPAMFEAEDQQFVLIFDREARMSEFYGKAIAPYAALSGRGMAQMLEGQRIGMALNMGVAPSAMLVPAEAVDWLAQTLGSDAQEVDGQITELTAPTGLPEVLLEALDRKLATAAGLAVEAYLCGVIYEGGGRGHMLAFVGTIEGAQGALTAAINEALVFSGIEAGMLDVTHLAGGDPVSERVAKVGLRFDLPTPQMPGTSNGQPGANPGMDPSKPPQLH; encoded by the coding sequence ATGACTGAACTGATAGAGACTGCCCTGACTGAGATAGGCACGACTGAAATTGATCGGGCCCACGCGGCCATGGTCGCTGATGAGGCCGATGATCTGGCGCGATTGCGGTTCTACGAACGGTTGGCCGAGTCTGAGTTGTTCATGCTGCTTGAGGCAGAGGTCGAGGGAGACCAGATTTCACCGGCGATGTTTGAGGCGGAGGATCAACAGTTCGTTTTGATATTTGACCGCGAGGCGCGGATGTCGGAATTTTATGGAAAAGCGATCGCACCTTACGCGGCGCTGTCGGGTCGTGGCATGGCGCAGATGCTTGAAGGTCAGCGGATTGGGATGGCTCTGAACATGGGCGTGGCCCCGTCTGCGATGTTGGTTCCAGCCGAGGCCGTGGATTGGCTGGCGCAGACATTAGGGTCCGACGCGCAAGAGGTCGATGGCCAGATTACGGAACTGACGGCCCCGACTGGACTGCCGGAGGTTTTGCTGGAAGCCCTTGATCGAAAGCTCGCCACGGCCGCAGGATTGGCGGTTGAGGCATATCTGTGTGGTGTCATCTACGAGGGTGGCGGGCGCGGTCATATGTTGGCGTTTGTCGGCACGATTGAAGGTGCGCAAGGCGCGCTGACGGCTGCGATAAATGAGGCGCTGGTGTTTTCTGGCATAGAGGCAGGCATGTTAGACGTCACGCATCTGGCAGGGGGTGATCCGGTGTCTGAACGGGTCGCAAAAGTCGGGCTGCGGTTCGATCTACCAACGCCGCAGATGCCCGGAACATCAAATGGCCAGCCGGGTGCAAATCCCGGTATGGACCCGAGTAAGCCACCCCAGCTGCATTGA
- a CDS encoding DUF2924 domain-containing protein codes for MASDAVIASRWVELEDMDRSTLRVTWGAAFGEAPPHFLSMIFMRKALIWDAQCRRSAGLPADLKRALKAAAGGKRVRGPAPAIRAGTQLVREWNGRRYQVDVGDDGYIMNGERFKSLSAIALHITGTSWSGPRFFGLVKAAGSLA; via the coding sequence ATGGCGAGTGATGCTGTCATCGCGTCGCGATGGGTGGAGCTGGAGGACATGGATCGCTCCACCCTCCGGGTCACTTGGGGGGCGGCCTTTGGGGAAGCACCGCCGCACTTTCTATCAATGATCTTTATGCGCAAGGCGCTGATCTGGGATGCTCAGTGCCGCAGGTCAGCGGGGCTTCCAGCGGATCTTAAACGTGCCTTAAAGGCTGCGGCAGGTGGCAAGCGTGTACGAGGACCTGCGCCAGCGATCCGCGCTGGGACGCAGCTTGTTCGAGAATGGAACGGTCGCAGGTATCAGGTCGATGTTGGTGACGACGGATACATAATGAATGGTGAGCGGTTTAAGTCGCTCTCGGCCATTGCCCTGCACATTACCGGAACAAGTTGGTCGGGACCTCGGTTCTTCGGTCTTGTAAAAGCTGCCGGGAGCCTGGCATGA
- a CDS encoding DUF3489 domain-containing protein → MTQQPKPGTSSGISPVAGKIKREARCGGTTKKAQLIQMLSRKAGGDVAAISEKFGWLPHTTRAALTGLRKAGYEITSLKAGNGKPLRYHIMPAPKLTAKTDVV, encoded by the coding sequence ATGACACAGCAACCAAAACCAGGCACTTCAAGTGGCATTTCACCCGTGGCTGGAAAAATCAAACGGGAGGCGCGGTGCGGTGGCACGACCAAGAAAGCCCAGTTGATCCAGATGTTGAGTCGAAAGGCGGGGGGAGATGTTGCCGCCATCAGCGAAAAGTTTGGCTGGTTGCCACATACGACACGGGCGGCACTGACAGGCCTGCGCAAGGCTGGCTATGAGATTACTTCGCTTAAAGCTGGAAATGGGAAGCCTCTGCGATACCATATCATGCCCGCGCCCAAACTCACCGCCAAGACGGATGTGGTTTGA